A single window of Synechococcus sp. C9 DNA harbors:
- the rpsG gene encoding 30S ribosomal protein S7 has product MSRRRRVKRRSVGADPQYNSRLVNILVSHILKCGKKNLAYRLVYQALATIQERTGNDPIETLEKAVRNATPLVEVKARRVGGATYQVPVEVRSERGTALAMRWLTNYSRQRNGKTMAIKLANELMDAANETGASIKKREETHRMAESNKAFAHYRY; this is encoded by the coding sequence ATGTCCCGTCGTCGCCGAGTCAAACGCCGTTCCGTGGGAGCCGACCCCCAGTACAACAGCCGCCTGGTGAACATCCTGGTCTCCCATATCCTCAAATGTGGCAAGAAAAATCTCGCCTACCGTCTGGTTTATCAAGCCCTCGCCACCATCCAGGAACGAACCGGCAACGACCCGATTGAAACCCTGGAAAAAGCGGTACGCAATGCCACCCCCTTGGTGGAGGTGAAAGCCCGCCGGGTGGGGGGAGCCACCTACCAGGTGCCGGTGGAAGTGCGGAGCGAACGGGGAACCGCCCTGGCGATGCGCTGGTTGACCAACTATTCCCGCCAACGCAACGGTAAAACCATGGCAATCAAACTGGCGAACGAACTCATGGATGCGGCGAACGAAACCGGAGCCTCCATCAAAAAACGGGAGGAAACCCACCGGATGGCGGAATCCAACAAGGCTTTTGCCCATTACCGTTACTAG
- the rpsL gene encoding 30S ribosomal protein S12, which yields MPTIQQLVRSERESLKRKTKSPALKSCPQRRGVCTRVYTTTPKKPNSALRKVARVRLTSGFEVTSYIPGIGHNLQEHSVVLIRGGRVKDLPGVRYHIIRGTLDAAGVKHPNQIPPRNQGRSKYGVKRPKPGQPAAPAGKGGAKKK from the coding sequence ATGCCCACCATTCAACAACTGGTGCGTTCGGAGCGTGAAAGCCTCAAACGCAAGACCAAATCCCCGGCTCTGAAAAGTTGTCCGCAACGGCGCGGGGTTTGCACCCGGGTGTACACCACCACCCCCAAAAAGCCCAACTCCGCCCTGCGGAAGGTGGCACGGGTACGTCTGACCTCCGGGTTTGAGGTGACATCCTACATTCCGGGCATCGGGCACAATCTGCAGGAACACTCGGTGGTTTTGATCCGGGGCGGTCGGGTCAAGGATTTACCGGGGGTGCGCTACCACATCATCCGGGGTACCCTGGATGCCGCCGGGGTCAAACATCCCAACCAGATTCCCCCCCGCAACCAAGGTCGTTCCAAATACGGGGTCAAACGCCCCAAACCCGGTCAACCTGCCGCCCCTGCCGGTAAAGGCGGAGCCAAGAAAAAGTAG
- a CDS encoding bifunctional 4-hydroxy-2-oxoglutarate aldolase/2-dehydro-3-deoxy-phosphogluconate aldolase has translation MEVRFADWLQDLKRYRVIGVVRAGEPQLAYQLGAVLAQAGIRLIEITWDCPEADQVIPRLQVAYPDCRVGTGTILTQADLRAALAVGVDFVFTPHTERELIATSTSAGVPLVPGAFTPTEIVQAYRWGAPAVKVFPIGSLGGASYLRQLRAPLGHIPLIPTGGVTRANAGEMLVAGAIAVGLSRDLFPEPWCSQGNWAGLREELAVWLKSLGLTGVATAGSP, from the coding sequence ATGGAGGTGCGGTTTGCCGATTGGCTTCAGGACCTGAAACGGTATCGGGTGATCGGGGTGGTGCGGGCGGGGGAACCGCAGTTAGCCTACCAGCTGGGGGCAGTTTTGGCGCAGGCGGGAATCCGGTTGATTGAAATTACCTGGGATTGCCCGGAGGCGGATCAGGTGATTCCCCGGCTACAGGTGGCGTACCCGGACTGTCGGGTGGGAACGGGCACCATTTTAACCCAGGCGGATTTGCGGGCGGCGTTGGCGGTGGGGGTGGATTTTGTCTTTACGCCGCACACGGAGCGGGAGTTGATTGCCACCAGTACGTCAGCGGGGGTGCCGTTGGTGCCGGGGGCGTTCACCCCCACGGAAATTGTGCAGGCGTACCGGTGGGGTGCCCCGGCGGTGAAGGTGTTTCCCATCGGCAGTCTGGGGGGGGCGAGCTATCTGCGGCAATTGCGGGCACCCTTGGGGCATATTCCCTTGATTCCCACCGGGGGGGTGACCCGTGCCAATGCGGGGGAGATGTTGGTTGCGGGTGCCATTGCCGTGGGGTTGAGCCGGGATTTGTTCCCGGAACCCTGGTGTTCCCAAGGGAATTGGGCAGGGCTACGGGAGGAATTGGCGGTTTGGCTGAAGAGCTTGGGGCTTACAGGGGTTGCAACAGCGGGTTCGCCGTAA
- a CDS encoding DUF1517 domain-containing protein encodes MKRSFVRILCLLVLVGILTLSSVSPAWAARTGGRISGGSFRPPTSSYRLPSRSANPSYSYNRGYYGGGGIGFPIFTPFFFGGGGLFSVILLLGVAGFIVQAVQRFQEQRQEQALLNPTVTVAQMQVALLAQARSLQKELNQLAQTSRADTGKGRVELVQGLTLALLRHPEYWSYAYTSQEKVPLNQAEAEFNRLALRVRAQVQQETLVNASVQAPTVNLNGTEPGEYLLVTLLVATTTPVKLPVIQTLTDVKNSLTTLGSIGADDLLALEIIWFPQADGDTLTREELVTANPLLQPL; translated from the coding sequence GTGAAACGCTCTTTTGTACGGATTTTATGCCTTTTGGTTTTAGTCGGCATTTTGACCCTGAGCAGTGTCTCCCCTGCTTGGGCGGCTCGTACCGGCGGACGCATTAGCGGTGGTTCCTTTCGTCCGCCCACCAGCAGTTATCGTCTGCCCAGCCGCAGTGCCAACCCCAGCTACAGCTATAACCGGGGCTATTACGGGGGCGGCGGCATTGGCTTTCCCATCTTTACCCCCTTCTTCTTCGGGGGCGGCGGTTTATTTTCAGTAATTTTACTCCTGGGCGTGGCGGGATTCATCGTCCAAGCGGTGCAACGGTTCCAGGAACAACGGCAGGAACAGGCACTCCTCAACCCCACCGTCACCGTGGCGCAAATGCAGGTCGCCCTCCTCGCCCAAGCCCGCAGTTTGCAAAAGGAACTGAACCAATTGGCACAAACCAGCCGGGCAGATACGGGCAAAGGACGGGTGGAATTGGTACAGGGATTGACCCTAGCCCTCCTCCGTCACCCGGAATACTGGAGCTACGCCTACACCAGCCAGGAAAAAGTGCCCCTCAACCAGGCGGAAGCGGAATTTAACCGTTTGGCACTGCGGGTACGGGCGCAAGTCCAGCAGGAAACCCTGGTGAATGCCTCGGTACAAGCTCCGACCGTGAATCTCAATGGTACCGAGCCGGGGGAATACCTGTTGGTCACCCTGTTGGTGGCAACCACGACCCCGGTGAAATTGCCGGTGATCCAAACCCTGACGGATGTAAAAAATAGCCTCACCACCCTGGGCAGTATCGGTGCCGATGACTTGCTGGCGCTGGAAATTATCTGGTTCCCCCAAGCGGACGGCGATACCCTCACCCGGGAAGAACTGGTTACGGCGAACCCGCTGTTGCAACCCCTGTAA
- a CDS encoding MlaD family protein translates to MTTAVKPSRRQREGLLGLFVVGTIALLVGVVLWVENISLNANRYRFQLAFRHAGGLSVGAAVRLRGVEVGRVVAIQPGVNQVLVTVEIRNKDILIPRNSQFRALSGGLVSQTFVDISPRQDLDVTAIDAGPRSQDCNAEQIVCQGAQLVGQTSPTFDDLIQATATIVKQLDNSELLESLVQVTKGLDGLTKDVKQVTQDARTAFKELQAAAQEVDRSANKVGIAADTMTGLVRTNQQTIRSSLLRLNKTLDTAQSTFVAFRKVATDVDQITGDPQIREDLKRLIRGLGKFISLSEDLRWQLEQIAQENQGQADSLQ, encoded by the coding sequence ATGACCACCGCCGTCAAACCCTCACGCCGCCAACGGGAAGGACTATTGGGTTTATTTGTCGTAGGCACCATCGCTCTGCTAGTGGGGGTAGTGCTGTGGGTGGAAAATATCTCCCTCAATGCCAATCGCTATCGGTTTCAATTGGCGTTTCGCCATGCTGGCGGTTTGAGTGTGGGTGCCGCCGTCCGTCTGCGGGGGGTGGAGGTGGGGCGGGTGGTGGCGATCCAGCCGGGGGTGAATCAGGTGCTGGTGACGGTGGAAATTCGGAATAAGGATATTTTGATTCCCAGAAATAGCCAGTTTCGTGCCCTCAGCGGCGGGTTGGTCAGTCAAACCTTTGTGGATATTAGCCCCCGGCAAGATTTGGATGTGACGGCGATTGATGCCGGTCCCCGGAGCCAGGATTGCAATGCGGAACAAATTGTCTGCCAGGGTGCCCAATTGGTAGGTCAAACCAGCCCCACCTTTGATGACCTGATCCAAGCAACGGCTACGATTGTCAAACAATTGGATAATTCCGAATTGCTGGAAAGTTTAGTGCAAGTGACCAAGGGATTGGATGGGCTGACCAAGGATGTGAAACAAGTTACTCAAGATGCCCGTACTGCCTTCAAGGAATTGCAAGCCGCCGCCCAAGAGGTAGATCGGTCTGCTAACAAAGTTGGCATTGCCGCTGATACCATGACCGGTTTGGTGCGCACCAATCAACAGACAATTCGGAGCAGTTTATTGCGTCTGAATAAAACCCTGGATACGGCGCAATCCACCTTCGTCGCCTTTCGTAAAGTCGCCACTGACGTGGATCAAATCACCGGCGACCCGCAAATCCGGGAAGACCTGAAGCGGCTGATCCGGGGCTTAGGCAAATTCATTTCCCTCTCGGAAGACCTGCGCTGGCAACTCGAACAAATCGCCCAGGAAAACCAGGGGCAGGCAGACTCGTTACAATAA
- the pstS gene encoding phosphate ABC transporter substrate-binding protein PstS encodes MRRRRYLYLSTFAGLGAVACQSKPVPPPETSPPPGQPVFLNGAGATFPSFLYLKWFAEYQKLYPEVQISYQPIGSAAGIQQFLTGTVDFAGSDVAMTDEEAAKVQRGALFVPMTAGSVAVVYNIPGVPTGLKLSRQVLPAIFLGQITRWNDQELAVLNPELTLPDLPITVVYRSDGSGTTAIFTSHLSAINPLWQNQVGTGLTVNWPVGTGIKDNAGISAQIQQGEGVIGYVETAYALQLKLATAALENQSGKFLLPTENSVEKGVADVKLDAKLRGFIPDPASPEAYPIVSYSWFLIYQKYEDKNKGETLRKFIKWALVEGQKFGLALGYVPLPGSVVAQAQNLMQQHTLVASP; translated from the coding sequence ATGCGCCGTCGCCGTTATCTCTACCTCAGTACATTCGCCGGGTTGGGGGCAGTGGCGTGCCAATCCAAGCCAGTTCCCCCGCCAGAAACGTCCCCTCCGCCAGGGCAACCCGTGTTTTTGAATGGGGCAGGTGCTACATTTCCCTCATTTTTGTACCTGAAATGGTTCGCCGAGTACCAGAAACTCTATCCCGAAGTCCAGATTTCCTATCAACCCATTGGGAGTGCCGCCGGGATTCAGCAATTTCTCACAGGCACGGTGGATTTTGCGGGCAGTGATGTGGCGATGACCGATGAAGAAGCGGCGAAAGTCCAACGGGGTGCCCTGTTTGTCCCCATGACGGCGGGGAGTGTGGCGGTGGTCTATAACATTCCGGGGGTGCCTACGGGTTTGAAACTGTCCCGGCAGGTATTACCCGCCATTTTTCTAGGGCAAATCACCCGTTGGAATGACCAGGAACTAGCGGTTTTGAATCCCGAATTAACCCTACCCGATTTACCGATTACGGTGGTGTATCGCTCTGATGGTAGCGGTACTACAGCCATTTTTACCAGTCATTTGAGTGCTATTAACCCCCTCTGGCAAAATCAGGTGGGTACAGGTTTAACGGTAAATTGGCCGGTGGGGACGGGCATTAAAGATAATGCGGGGATCAGTGCCCAAATCCAGCAGGGGGAAGGGGTGATTGGCTATGTGGAAACCGCCTATGCCCTGCAGTTGAAACTAGCAACAGCCGCCTTGGAAAATCAAAGTGGTAAATTTCTCCTGCCGACGGAAAATTCGGTGGAAAAGGGGGTGGCAGATGTAAAATTAGATGCTAAATTGCGGGGGTTTATCCCTGACCCAGCCAGCCCGGAAGCCTATCCGATTGTAAGTTATTCCTGGTTTTTAATTTACCAGAAATATGAGGATAAAAATAAGGGTGAAACCCTGAGAAAGTTCATCAAATGGGCATTGGTTGAAGGGCAGAAATTTGGTTTAGCACTGGGTTATGTCCCCCTGCCTGGATCGGTGGTGGCGCAGGCGCAAAACCTGATGCAACAGCATACCCTTGTGGCATCCCCTTAA
- a CDS encoding methyltransferase domain-containing protein, producing MVLRLHIGGTRPHPDWKILDVEPRPEVDYVMNAADLSAFADESVDVIYASHVLEHFHHSLNNELLQVLVEWRRVLKPGGKLLISVPDLRVLCWLYGNPNLLPEERMHLMRIMFGGQTDEYDVHKAGLDFEILGMYVEQAGFSDYEQVSEFNLFPDCSRIRILDTLISLNVIATR from the coding sequence ATGGTACTACGGCTTCATATTGGTGGCACCCGCCCCCACCCGGATTGGAAAATTCTGGATGTGGAACCCCGTCCAGAGGTGGATTATGTGATGAATGCCGCTGATCTGAGTGCTTTTGCGGATGAGTCGGTGGATGTGATTTACGCTAGTCATGTTCTGGAGCATTTTCATCACAGCTTAAATAATGAATTGCTCCAGGTGTTGGTCGAGTGGCGGCGGGTACTGAAACCGGGGGGCAAGTTATTAATTAGCGTGCCGGATTTGCGTGTCCTGTGTTGGCTGTATGGCAATCCCAATTTGCTCCCGGAAGAACGGATGCATTTGATGCGGATTATGTTTGGGGGACAAACGGATGAATACGATGTGCACAAGGCGGGGCTGGATTTTGAAATTTTGGGGATGTATGTGGAACAGGCAGGATTTAGTGACTATGAACAGGTGAGTGAATTTAATTTATTCCCCGATTGTAGCCGGATTAGAATCCTGGACACCCTGATCAGTTTGAATGTGATTGCTACCCGGTAA
- the asnB gene encoding asparagine synthase (glutamine-hydrolyzing) — protein sequence MCGIAGVWLRSGGQEVVTAVQQMTAQLTHRGPDDGGVWVEPSLGLGLGHRRLAILDRSPLGAQPMVAANGLVLVFNGEIYNHSALRRELAAQGWRGHSDTEVLLAGIAEWGLVPCLQRCRGMFALALWHPQQRCLYLARDRMGEKPLYYGWTGAGLVFASELKALRYSPGWSGEINTHALDLFLNYGYIPSPASIYQNIYKLPPGTWLKIPHPTAVVQPQSYWSLAQVITTQTPWRLSPAETVKTLEELLTQTVREQMVADVPLGAFLSGGVDSSLIVALMQKQSPQPVKTFTIGFSETAYNEAPWAKQVAQHLGTAHTELIATPELAMAVIPKLPQIYDEPFADNSQIPTFLVAELTRQQVTVSLSGDGGDELFGGYRQYQYGRTIWRAIAWLPLIIRRQFAYFLQKIPYRWVNLLFTTPYYSPADNLARLAAVLAEPHPALMYDYLSRRWLTPPLAKDLVIDLGKQNPTIFQKLAADAPLLNDEIHSFMYADCLMELPDDILVKVDRATMAVGLESRAPYLDQNLVELAWQLPLKYKIHQGKSKWILRQILYQYVPQKLIERPKQGFALPLGEWLRHPPLRDWAEGLLNPRRLQQQGYLEPQMIHQKWQEHLQGRFNWQAQLWPVLMFQAWHEQTS from the coding sequence ATGTGTGGCATCGCCGGGGTGTGGCTCCGATCTGGCGGGCAGGAGGTGGTGACGGCGGTCCAGCAAATGACGGCGCAATTAACCCATCGGGGGCCGGATGACGGGGGCGTGTGGGTGGAGCCATCCCTGGGGCTGGGTTTGGGGCATCGGCGCTTGGCGATTTTGGATAGGTCGCCCCTGGGGGCACAACCGATGGTGGCGGCCAATGGGCTGGTGCTGGTGTTTAACGGGGAAATTTATAACCATAGTGCCCTGCGTCGGGAATTGGCGGCTCAGGGGTGGCGGGGGCATTCGGATACGGAAGTCCTGCTGGCGGGCATTGCCGAGTGGGGGTTGGTGCCCTGTTTACAGCGATGCCGGGGAATGTTTGCCCTGGCGCTGTGGCATCCCCAACAACGGTGTCTCTACCTCGCCCGGGACCGCATGGGGGAAAAACCCCTGTACTACGGTTGGACGGGGGCAGGGTTGGTCTTTGCTTCAGAATTAAAAGCCCTGCGGTACAGCCCTGGTTGGTCTGGTGAAATAAATACCCACGCTCTGGATTTATTCCTGAATTACGGCTATATTCCCAGTCCTGCCAGTATTTACCAAAACATTTATAAATTGCCGCCCGGAACCTGGTTAAAAATCCCCCATCCCACAGCGGTTGTGCAACCCCAATCCTATTGGTCACTGGCGCAGGTCATTACTACTCAAACCCCCTGGCGTTTATCCCCCGCAGAAACAGTAAAAACCCTAGAAGAATTACTCACGCAAACGGTTAGGGAACAGATGGTAGCGGATGTGCCGTTAGGAGCTTTTTTATCAGGGGGTGTGGATTCTTCGTTAATCGTGGCGTTGATGCAAAAACAATCCCCGCAACCTGTGAAAACTTTTACGATTGGATTTAGTGAAACCGCCTATAATGAAGCACCTTGGGCAAAACAGGTAGCTCAGCATTTGGGAACCGCACATACGGAATTAATTGCTACGCCGGAACTGGCGATGGCTGTAATCCCCAAACTTCCCCAGATTTACGATGAACCCTTTGCGGATAACTCCCAAATTCCCACATTTTTAGTGGCGGAATTGACCCGGCAACAGGTTACCGTCAGTTTGTCCGGGGATGGGGGGGATGAATTATTTGGTGGGTATCGTCAGTATCAATATGGACGCACCATCTGGCGGGCAATCGCTTGGTTACCCCTGATAATCCGACGACAATTCGCCTATTTCTTACAAAAAATTCCCTACCGTTGGGTAAATTTATTATTCACCACACCCTACTACTCCCCAGCCGATAATTTGGCACGTTTGGCGGCTGTTTTAGCAGAACCCCATCCCGCTTTGATGTATGACTATTTAAGCCGTCGTTGGCTGACACCACCCTTGGCAAAGGATTTGGTCATTGATTTAGGGAAACAAAACCCAACCATCTTTCAGAAATTAGCCGCTGATGCCCCTTTACTAAACGATGAAATTCACAGCTTCATGTATGCCGATTGTCTAATGGAACTACCAGATGATATTTTGGTAAAAGTTGACCGGGCAACGATGGCGGTGGGATTAGAATCCCGTGCCCCTTATTTAGATCAAAATCTGGTGGAATTAGCCTGGCAATTGCCCCTTAAATACAAAATTCACCAGGGCAAAAGTAAATGGATTTTACGGCAAATTCTCTACCAATATGTCCCCCAAAAACTCATCGAACGTCCCAAACAAGGATTTGCCCTGCCCCTGGGCGAATGGTTGCGTCATCCTCCTTTACGGGATTGGGCAGAAGGATTGCTAAACCCCCGGCGATTGCAACAACAGGGGTATCTGGAACCGCAAATGATTCACCAAAAATGGCAAGAACATTTACAGGGTCGTTTTAATTGGCAAGCCCAACTTTGGCCGGTGTTGATGTTTCAGGCTTGGCATGAGCAAACAAGTTAA
- a CDS encoding glycosyltransferase family 39 protein — translation MSEYQPGLAGNHRVTPIEFLPLDCLSQTAVRWFRWFPYISLILLLIPLLFGHGGEQSFLPYDEGLYVWRARGMVLSGDWLVPRSWDTVHYHKPPGFYWLLATLFHLGGLSESVARLPSQLASIITTLLLYDLGKRLIPAPAAWWGALLLNLHFVWFSYSRQATPDILTVLLGVGAVWALIRAEASEQRGQVWRLGAGVALGLGILFRSLMGLIPLVGLLPYLVLERRRHGHLRSPWLWLGVLLGMAPTGMWLGLVMRQDGWAPVQALLGFVGRAVVRTRQGNGWFYYFWNVPLQGFPWPLLALVGGMVTPPVARSLLWGYPLVVLVGLSAISTRLPHYSLVVMPWLSLLAGLGLVRLGLIFAGGLKPRWLARSWAYGLGLVGGVLVLLTTVFYPRFADQVPEVMPYRWPALGLGLCWGLLPLVWLGRYRWRQRWPGMRGWLGVCVAGPWLTLTLLGAMGLVGNFRPDVKWLLQETPMAEVLAVQPVHFVRQGTGDEAQILLSIYTPHLGQWYPDPAALPGGSWAWVQPDFSLRPRSRYRVVGVYEGWRLVQVREP, via the coding sequence ATGTCTGAATATCAGCCGGGGCTGGCCGGAAATCACCGGGTTACCCCAATTGAGTTTTTACCCCTAGATTGTTTGTCACAAACCGCTGTGCGTTGGTTCCGTTGGTTTCCCTACATCAGCCTGATTCTGTTGCTGATCCCACTGCTGTTTGGGCATGGGGGGGAACAGAGTTTTTTGCCCTACGATGAGGGGTTGTATGTGTGGCGGGCCCGGGGCATGGTGCTGTCCGGGGATTGGCTGGTGCCCCGCTCCTGGGATACGGTGCATTACCACAAACCGCCGGGATTTTATTGGCTGTTGGCGACCCTATTTCACCTGGGGGGGCTGAGTGAGTCGGTGGCACGACTGCCGTCCCAATTGGCGAGCATTATTACAACGTTATTACTTTATGATTTGGGAAAACGGTTGATCCCGGCACCGGCGGCCTGGTGGGGGGCGTTATTACTCAATCTGCATTTTGTCTGGTTTTCCTACAGTCGGCAGGCGACCCCGGATATACTCACGGTGCTGTTGGGGGTGGGGGCAGTCTGGGCGCTGATTCGGGCGGAAGCATCGGAGCAACGGGGGCAGGTGTGGCGGTTGGGGGCGGGGGTGGCGCTGGGTTTGGGGATTTTATTTCGCAGTCTGATGGGGTTGATTCCCCTGGTGGGACTTTTGCCCTATTTGGTGCTGGAACGACGGCGGCATGGGCATTTACGGAGTCCGTGGCTGTGGCTGGGGGTGTTGTTGGGGATGGCACCGACGGGGATGTGGCTGGGGTTGGTGATGCGGCAAGATGGCTGGGCACCCGTGCAGGCGTTGCTGGGGTTTGTGGGGCGGGCGGTGGTGCGGACCCGGCAGGGGAATGGCTGGTTCTATTACTTCTGGAATGTGCCGTTGCAGGGGTTTCCCTGGCCCCTGTTGGCGTTGGTGGGGGGGATGGTAACGCCGCCGGTGGCACGGAGTTTGCTGTGGGGGTATCCGCTGGTGGTGCTGGTGGGGTTGAGTGCTATTTCCACCCGTTTGCCCCACTATAGTTTGGTGGTGATGCCCTGGCTGTCCCTGTTGGCGGGGTTGGGGCTGGTCCGTCTGGGGTTGATTTTTGCGGGCGGGCTGAAACCCCGGTGGTTAGCGCGCAGTTGGGCCTATGGGCTGGGGTTGGTGGGGGGGGTGTTGGTGCTGTTGACGACGGTCTTTTACCCCCGGTTTGCCGACCAGGTGCCGGAGGTGATGCCCTACCGCTGGCCGGCTTTGGGGTTGGGGCTGTGCTGGGGGTTACTGCCCTTGGTTTGGCTGGGTCGGTATCGCTGGCGGCAAAGGTGGCCGGGGATGCGGGGGTGGCTGGGCGTGTGCGTGGCTGGGCCCTGGTTGACGTTGACCTTGTTGGGGGCGATGGGGTTGGTGGGCAATTTTCGTCCCGATGTGAAATGGCTGTTGCAGGAAACCCCGATGGCAGAGGTGTTGGCGGTTCAGCCGGTGCATTTTGTCCGTCAGGGGACGGGGGATGAGGCGCAGATTTTGCTCAGCATTTATACCCCCCACTTGGGGCAATGGTATCCCGACCCGGCGGCTTTGCCTGGGGGGAGTTGGGCGTGGGTGCAACCGGATTTTTCTCTGCGACCCCGGAGTCGCTATCGGGTGGTGGGGGTGTACGAGGGGTGGCGGCTGGTGCAGGTGCGGGAGCCGTAA
- the argC gene encoding N-acetyl-gamma-glutamyl-phosphate reductase produces the protein MTDKIPVAVVGASGYGGVQLVRLILSHPYLELAYLGGDSSAGQEFADIYPHLGHQVHRVVEPVDVQVIARKAQVVFLSLPNGVAPKLVPDLLAQGCQVFDLSADYRFRDMQIYQTWYGIERTDGTVAAKAVYGLPELYRESLLQATLVGCPGCYPTASLLALAPLLRQGLVAWDSIVIDAKSGTSGGGRQAKTHLLLAEADNSISAYGVGRHRHRPEIEQICADLAGQPVKVQFTPHLVPMVRGILATVYAQVRDPGLTTEDLLLIYQAFYREKPWVRVLPPGVYPHTKWAWGTNMCYIGLELDSHTDRVIVMSAIDNLLKGQAGQAVQCLNISRGWPEITGLPQLSFYP, from the coding sequence GTGACGGACAAAATTCCGGTAGCCGTGGTGGGAGCTTCGGGTTATGGGGGGGTGCAATTGGTGCGGCTCATCCTCAGCCATCCCTACCTGGAGTTGGCGTATTTGGGCGGCGATAGCAGTGCGGGGCAGGAATTTGCCGATATTTATCCCCATCTGGGACATCAGGTGCATCGGGTGGTGGAGCCGGTGGATGTGCAGGTGATTGCCCGAAAAGCCCAGGTGGTGTTTCTTTCTTTGCCCAATGGGGTGGCGCCCAAATTGGTGCCGGATTTGTTGGCGCAGGGGTGCCAAGTGTTTGACCTGTCCGCCGATTACCGCTTCCGGGATATGCAGATTTACCAAACCTGGTATGGGATTGAGCGCACGGATGGGACAGTGGCGGCCAAGGCGGTGTATGGTCTGCCGGAACTGTATCGGGAGTCCCTGCTCCAGGCGACCTTGGTGGGTTGTCCGGGGTGTTATCCGACGGCGAGTTTGTTGGCGTTGGCGCCCCTGTTGCGGCAGGGGTTGGTGGCGTGGGACAGCATTGTGATTGATGCCAAATCGGGAACCTCTGGCGGGGGACGGCAGGCGAAAACCCATCTCCTGCTGGCGGAGGCGGATAATTCCATCAGTGCCTATGGGGTGGGTCGCCACCGGCATCGCCCGGAAATTGAACAAATTTGCGCCGATTTGGCGGGGCAACCGGTGAAGGTGCAGTTTACCCCCCATCTGGTGCCAATGGTGCGGGGGATTTTGGCGACGGTCTATGCCCAAGTGCGGGACCCCGGGCTGACCACGGAGGATTTACTGCTGATTTACCAAGCCTTTTACCGGGAAAAACCTTGGGTGCGGGTACTGCCACCGGGGGTTTATCCCCATACCAAATGGGCTTGGGGAACCAATATGTGCTACATCGGTCTGGAACTGGACTCCCACACGGACCGGGTGATTGTCATGAGTGCGATTGATAATTTGCTGAAGGGGCAGGCGGGGCAGGCGGTACAATGTCTGAATATCAGCCGGGGCTGGCCGGAAATCACCGGGTTACCCCAATTGAGTTTTTACCCCTAG
- a CDS encoding N-acetylmannosamine-6-phosphate 2-epimerase yields the protein MIISLPPGLIVSCQAEPGSPFYGEEFIRAFAQAAVLGGAGAVRLCGVAHVQAVRSQVTVPIIGLTKHQYPDGSVLITETMQDVLDLIHAGADVIAVDATTRQRPWGMSGTEFVRRLKQELGAVPILADVDTLAAGVQAAAAGADYVATTLSGYTPATANLNPSAPDLTLIQQLTQAVAIPVIAEGRIRTPHQARQALDAGAYAVVVGSAITRPVDITRWFVQALQA from the coding sequence ATGATCATCTCCCTACCGCCTGGGTTGATCGTTTCGTGTCAAGCGGAACCGGGCAGTCCGTTCTACGGGGAGGAATTTATCCGAGCGTTTGCCCAAGCGGCGGTGTTGGGGGGAGCGGGGGCGGTGCGCCTGTGTGGGGTGGCCCATGTGCAAGCGGTGCGTTCCCAGGTAACGGTGCCGATCATTGGACTGACCAAGCACCAATACCCGGATGGGTCGGTGTTGATCACGGAGACGATGCAGGATGTGCTGGATTTAATCCACGCCGGGGCGGATGTGATTGCTGTAGATGCCACCACCCGTCAGCGTCCTTGGGGGATGTCGGGAACCGAGTTTGTCCGCCGGTTGAAACAAGAGTTGGGTGCTGTGCCGATCCTGGCTGATGTGGATACGTTGGCGGCGGGGGTACAGGCGGCGGCGGCGGGGGCGGATTATGTGGCGACGACCCTATCGGGTTACACCCCAGCTACGGCGAACCTGAACCCCTCTGCCCCGGATTTGACCCTCATCCAGCAACTCACCCAGGCGGTTGCCATCCCGGTCATCGCTGAGGGGCGCATCCGTACGCCCCACCAAGCCCGCCAAGCCCTTGATGCCGGAGCCTATGCCGTCGTGGTTGGTTCAGCCATCACCCGCCCGGTGGATATTACCCGGTGGTTTGTGCAGGCATTGCAGGCTTGA